A single genomic interval of Oncorhynchus tshawytscha isolate Ot180627B linkage group LG15, Otsh_v2.0, whole genome shotgun sequence harbors:
- the LOC112214363 gene encoding achaete-scute homolog 3-like translates to MRDDYEDSVRREMSEQKKGLYERIPYVQPIALGLSMNHQIAHYKDTLGLPFPLNTTTYLDPVYGQRFAGSLSYFPFHRHIGVYDYSFEPAFIRKRNERERQRVRCVNEGYARLREQLPQEFEDKRLSKVETLRAAIYYIKHLQSLLDVNVSSGGGIVEMSAGEMRSRAPVPKMTECYSDGESKNSDSGELSF, encoded by the exons ATGAGAGATGATTATGAAGACTCTGTGAGAAG AGAGATGTCGGAACAGAAGAAGGGATTATATGAGCGCATCCCATATGTCCAACCCATAGCGCTCGGCCTCTCCATGAATCACCAGATAGCGCATTACAAGGACACGCTTGGACTTCCCTTTCCCCTGAACACAACAACCTACCTGGATCCTGTGTACGGTCAGAGATTCGCAGGGAGTCTCTCATATTTCCCATTCCACAGGCACATCGGTGTATATGACTATTCATTCGAACCAGCGTTCATTCGGAAAAGGAACGAAAGGGAACGGCAGCGGGTGCGCTGTGTAAACGAGGGTTACGCACGGCTCCGGGAGCAACTTCCCCAAGAGTTCGAGGACAAAAGACTGAGCAAAGTGGAAACACTGCGTGCTGCAATATACTACATAAAACACTTGCAGAGTCTGTTAGATGTCAACGTGTCCAGTGGTGGTGGGATAGTTGAAATGTCAGCTGGAGAGATGCGCAGCCGTGCGCCCGTGCCAAAGATGACAGAATGCTACAGCGACGGCGAGTCAAAGAACAGCGACAGTGGAGAGTTGAGTTTCTAG
- the LOC112214361 gene encoding PR domain zinc finger protein 4, producing MNDMNLSPVGMDQLSVPSVSASHLGLPTSPTHNPITTTGMSVAIPSLGPSLGSLPSALSLMLPMGPLGDRGVMCGLPERNYSLPPPPYPHLESSYFRHILPGILSYLADRPPPQYIHPSSLNMDGTLSVSSQNPSGLDPYNGPGGPLEQGLVSLDSRQVGGQGDLHQGGGHEVQLDSTGLNMESRVSSPMSPDRMGEDLANMEGVVGAENQQQLGGRGQNHEGLGRVESSGGVMPMHGPGLELPVGMEPEHLGGRVGNSGGGGLGESLHSSGELNSGVVSVVLNQSQLEPVSLHGHSGMGLESVNVSPITAEVSLGPENSLLLVNSTLQLEDSTSNKENMVTAFTIWCTLCERSYPSDCPEHGPVTFIPDTPIQSRARLSLPRSLCLRISVADQPLGVFARDIIPPRTCFGPMVGQHCSNVDLQDWPDKDTPQIWKMFHNNVLEFCIVTTDENECNWMMFVRKARTREEQNLVAYPDNGKLFFCTSTEILPDQELLFYYTRDYCRQMGVPQVPEGQMCQCGKECQSFAELKSHLSSHNNQDHPHSHSPSQDHHQEHHQESKLPSGTSSSSSSPWACHSHSNNTNNSGSNTHSHRHSLERKYKCSMCSRAFTTSTKLNVHFMGHVGMKPHKCEYCSKAFSDPSNLRMHLKIHTGQKNYRCNVCEKSFTQKAHMASHMVIHTGAKNFKCDLCDRMFIRKQDLKQHMFTHTQERQIHCPKCDKHFLRTNHLKKHMNSHEGRRDYICEKCEKGFLTKYHLTRHLKICKGPKTDRGAQEEEDEEDEEDDDDDEDEEEVERLIDPDSREDCGLEGYDSEKALSPHN from the exons ATGAATGACATGAACCTCAGCCCTGTTGGGATGGACCAGTTAAGTGTGCCCTCTGTGAGTGCCAGTCATCTGGGTCTACCCACCTCCCCAACACACAACCCCATCACTACAACAG GCATGTCTGTGGCTATACCCAGCCTGGGGCCCTCTCTTGGGTCTCTGCCCTCTGCTCTGTCGCTCATGCTGCCAATGGGTcctcttggtgacaggggggtcATGTGTGGCCTTCCAGAGAGGAACTACTCATTACCTCCTCCCCCTTACCCACACTTGGAGAGTAGCTACTTCAGACACATACTGCCAG gTATCCTGTCTTACCTGGCAGACCGGCCTCCCCCTCAGTACATTCACCCCAGCAGTCTAAACATGGATGGGACTCTCTCTGTGTCCAGCCAGAACCCCTCAGGGCTGGACCCTTACAATGGCCCTGGAGGGCCTCtggaacaaggcctggtgtccCTGGACTCCCGTCAGGTTGGTGGCCAGGGAGACCTCCACCAGGGTGGGGGCCACGAGGTGCAGCTGGACTCCACAGGGCTGAACATGGAGTCCCGGGTCAGCAGCCCCATGTCCCCAGACAGGATGGGAGAGGACCTGGCCAACATGGAGGGGGTGGTGGGGGCTGAGAACCAGCAGCAGCTGGGAGGGAGAGGCCAGAACCATGAGGGCCTGGGAAGAGTTGAGTCCTCTGGGGGCGTGATGCCCATGCACGGGCCTGGCCTGGAGCTTCCTGTGGGGATGGAGCCAGAGCACCTAGGGGGCCGGGTGGGGAACTCAGGGGGAGGTGGTCTGGGGGAGTCTTTACACAGCTCAGGGGAGCTGAACTCTGGGGTGGTGAGTGTGGTTCTCAACCAGTCCCAGCTGGAGCCTGTGTCCCTCCATGGTCATTCGGGCATGGGCCTAGAGTCGGTGAACGTGTCCCCCATCACGGCAGAGGTGTCCCTGGGGCCAGAGAACAGCCTGTTGCTGGTCAACTCCACCCTGCAGCTGGAGGACTCCACCTCCAACAAGGAGAACATGGTCACTGCCTTCACCATCT GGTGTACGCTGTGTGAGCGGTCGTATCCCTCCGACTGCCCAGAGCACGGCCCAGTCACCTTTATCCCAGACACGCCCATCCAGAGCAGAGCCCGTCTGTCTCTGCCTCGCTCGCTCTGCCTCCGCATCTCTGTAGCTGATCAGCCTTTAG gAGTGTTTGCCCGAGACATCATACCTCCCAGGACCTGCTTTGGGCCCATGGTGGGTCAGCACTGTAGCAACGTAGACCTGCAAGACTGGCCAGACAAGGACACCCCTCAGATATGGAAG ATGTTCCACAACAACGTGCTGGAGTTCTGTATTGTGACCACAGATGAGAATGAATGCAACTGGATGATGTTTGTCCGCAAGGCACG GACCAGAGAGGAGCAGAACCTGGTGGCCTACCCTGACAACGGGAAGCTGTTCTTCTGCACGTCCACTGAGATCCTCCCAGACCAGGAGCTGCTCTTCTACTACACCAGGGACTACTGCAGGCAGATGGGGGTCCCTCAGGTCCCAGAGGGCCAGATGTGCCAGTGCGGCAAAGAGTGCCAGTCCTTCGCCGAGCTCAAGTCCCACCTGAGCAGCCACAACAACCAGGACCACCCCCATTCCCACAGCCCCAGCCAGGACCACCACCAGGAACACCACCAGGAGAGCAAGCTGCCCAGCGGTACCTCCagctcctcctcatccccctggGCCTGCCACTCCCACTCTAATAACACAAATAACTCTGgctccaacacacactcacacagacactcgCTTGAGAGAAAGTACAAGTGCAGTATGTGCTCGCGGGCGTTCACCACGTCCACTAAGCTCAACGTGCACTTCATGGGACATGTGGGGATGAAGCCGCACAAGTGTGAATACTGCAGCAAGGCCTTCAGTGATCCGAGCAACCTAAGGATGCACCTCAAGATACACACAG GTCAGAAGAACTACAGGTGTAATGTGTGTGAGAAGTCGTTCACTCAGAAGGCCCACATGGCGTCTCATATGGTGATTCACACAGGGGCCAAGAACTTCAAGTGTGACCTGTGTGACAGGATGTTCATCAGGAAGCAGGACCTCAAGCAGCACATGTTCACACATACACA AGAGCGACAGATCCACTGCCCCAAGTGTGACAAACATTTCTTGAGGACCAACCACCTGAAGAAGCACATGAACTCCCATGAGGGTCGCCGGGACTACATCTGTGAGAAGTGTGAGAAGGGCTTCCTCACCAAATACCACCTCACCAGACACCTCAAGATCTGCAAAGGCCCCAAGACTGACCGAGGGgcccaggaggaggaggatgaggaggatgaagaagatgatgatgatgatgaggatgaagaggaagtagagagactgATAGATCCAGATAGCAGAGAGGACTGTGGGTTAGAGGGATACGATTCTGAGAAAGCGTTGTCGCCACACAATTGA